Proteins found in one Aneurinibacillus uraniidurans genomic segment:
- a CDS encoding Lrp/AsnC family transcriptional regulator → MDQIDYKILHLLHENARISMVEIGRVIGMTQPAVKERVRRLEEQGVITGYHAAISQAKLGKNTTAFVMFRTKKCSAFIEFCKQSPEVTDMYRISGEYNYMLKVVTETNEELVAFSERCADFGYSYTLIALTAPFEQKMMLDDSRVD, encoded by the coding sequence CTGGATCAGATAGACTACAAAATTTTACATCTTCTGCACGAAAATGCTCGTATTTCAATGGTTGAAATAGGAAGAGTTATTGGGATGACGCAGCCCGCGGTAAAAGAGAGGGTAAGAAGGCTAGAAGAGCAAGGCGTGATTACGGGGTATCATGCTGCCATCTCTCAGGCGAAGCTAGGTAAAAACACGACTGCTTTCGTCATGTTCCGGACGAAGAAATGCTCTGCCTTTATTGAGTTCTGCAAGCAATCGCCCGAGGTGACGGATATGTATCGGATCAGCGGAGAGTACAACTACATGCTGAAGGTAGTCACTGAAACCAACGAAGAACTAGTGGCTTTTTCGGAAAGATGCGCTGATTTTGGCTATTCCTATACCTTGATTGCGCTGACAGCTCCATTTGAGCAAAAAATGATGTTGGATGACAGTCGTGTTGATTAG
- a CDS encoding MFS transporter, giving the protein MSCYTVVYLLALGEFMVGTAESIVTGIIDMIAKDTQVPLSLAGQLVTGFSLAFAFGSPLVIAFTASMERKKLLITVLLLFIAGNLLAFISPSFSVLMTSRILLGLSGGVYTVVALAVAANLAPPEKKGSSIGIILMGFSISLVLGVPAGTIAGELWGWRSVFAIIAALSIIPVLCISLYLPKLSGQKAIPLRTQLASLKNNRIITALLVSFLFVTGYSTVYTYITPLLQTTSGMSTAVVSTTLLLAGVASTAGSRIGGFSTDKRGIRPTLYISLFLHAAILIILPFMAQLIFGAMLAVMVWMCAVQMTVPAQQYYLITLSPQSSEIALSVNTSIFQFGLAAGAGMGGLIVNHYSVAPLGWVGGASVLISLFLVWLSFSSEGSATSTTVISK; this is encoded by the coding sequence TTGTCTTGCTATACAGTAGTTTATTTACTTGCCTTGGGTGAGTTCATGGTGGGCACTGCCGAATCGATTGTCACCGGAATCATCGATATGATTGCGAAAGACACGCAGGTCCCACTCTCACTCGCCGGGCAATTGGTAACCGGTTTTTCTCTAGCATTTGCCTTTGGTTCACCGCTAGTAATCGCTTTTACCGCAAGTATGGAGCGAAAGAAACTGCTTATCACAGTTCTTCTTCTCTTCATCGCTGGCAATCTGCTCGCATTTATCAGTCCTAGCTTTTCTGTTTTGATGACTTCCCGAATCCTGCTCGGCTTAAGTGGAGGCGTCTATACCGTGGTGGCGCTTGCTGTCGCTGCCAACCTCGCTCCACCCGAGAAAAAAGGGAGTTCGATTGGGATCATTCTCATGGGCTTTAGTATCTCGCTAGTTCTAGGAGTACCTGCCGGGACCATAGCAGGCGAACTGTGGGGCTGGCGTTCTGTTTTCGCCATCATTGCGGCATTAAGCATCATCCCGGTTCTCTGTATTTCGCTGTACCTTCCCAAGCTGTCAGGACAGAAGGCTATCCCTTTGCGGACACAGCTTGCTTCTCTCAAAAACAATAGGATTATCACGGCTTTGCTGGTTTCGTTCCTTTTTGTGACGGGGTACTCAACAGTCTATACGTACATTACACCACTCTTGCAAACTACTTCAGGGATGTCGACAGCTGTTGTCAGCACAACGCTATTATTGGCCGGCGTGGCCAGTACAGCAGGGTCACGTATAGGAGGATTTTCCACGGATAAACGGGGAATACGACCCACGCTTTACATAAGCTTATTCCTCCATGCAGCAATTTTGATCATCCTCCCCTTCATGGCGCAGCTTATTTTTGGTGCCATGCTTGCGGTGATGGTTTGGATGTGTGCCGTACAAATGACTGTGCCTGCCCAGCAATATTATCTAATTACCTTGTCACCTCAGTCGTCCGAAATCGCGCTAAGTGTCAATACTTCTATCTTCCAATTCGGATTGGCCGCAGGAGCAGGAATGGGTGGTCTGATCGTGAATCATTATTCGGTTGCCCCTCTCGGTTGGGTTGGAGGAGCGTCAGTGCTCATAAGTCTTTTTCTCGTATGGTTGTCCTTCTCATCAGAGGGGTCTGCCACATCTACAACAGTCATATCAAAATAA